GGGGCTGAGGCGGGAGCACCACGCGGGCTCCCCGGCCACCCCCATCTTCCCCTCTCACCTCACGGCCCCTCCGGCCGCCGCTCCCTCTCCCCCTAGCCAGCCCGGACCTAGCCCCTTCCTGCCCCTCAGGAGAAGGTGAGGGGAAAGCATTCAGGGTGTGTTTTGCCtagcagggaggaggtggagaagatatttttgtgtgtgaggaggagggggagcaaGCGAGCTCCACGGCCTAAGAGCCCGGCGCCTGCCCTCTCCTGAGGAAGCCGCTTCTCCTCTCCCATCCCGACTCCAGGCACCAGGACTTTAAAAATAGCCGACATGGCGGGGGAAACGCAGCCGTGACATGGAGACGCTCTGCCCGCCACAGTTGTGGCTGCACGACCACCCCGGTGCCTCTCTCAGCCCCGCTGCCATCTCCCCCTGCCCCGCCGGGCCCGGGCCTCTCTCCCCCCTTCCTGCCGCCCCCGCCACGTTCCCCCTTCCCCGTACTGCAGCAGGGGCCGGGGCGGGAAACCCCGTGCGCAGTAGGGAAcagaagggggggggaagaacaGAGcgggaggaaggagggagacgCTATCACGCAGTGAATGGTGCAATATCCTTCCGCTCTCGGAGGAAAAATATAGTTCCATGTTCCCCTCTGCTCGTAGCCCCGGTTAGCTCAATTACCCCCTCCAGAATATCTCATACAGGGGTGTAAGGGGAGTCTCTTAGGAAAGAAGCTCAATCTAGGGTGATTTGTGCTTTTTTAGGCTGTGGGGTGAGGTGTATATCCATGCGCAGAGCAGAGCGAAACGAGTCCGGCAGCTGAGCGGATATATAAGCCAGGCGCCGCGGAAGCTTTGCCTTTTCAGTTGAGGACAGAGCTGCTAATCGGAACATGTCAGGCGGCTCCGCGGATTATAGCAGGTATGGCGCGGCATGGGGAGGCCCCGGGCCCTTTTTTTGCCAGGGTATTACATAGGATGGGTGAGGATGGctaaggagagggaaagaagagtaattgtgggtgggtgggtgcttgCAAGCTCTCTGAGGGCGGCTGGGTGCTGCGGTTAGCGCCTGaagccccagcccctcccggTTCTAGATGTTTCGGCCCCATCTTTCTCCTGGCTTGCGCTTCAGCGGGGGTTTATTCTATTCCTCTACGTTCGCTTTCTTGTTGCTGATTTTCTTAGCAAACCCACCCCTAGAAAAAGGCTAGGTTTAATTTAAACCAACCTATGAGttaaattgtaattaaaatgtttaaaggcctttaaagcatttttttttcctttctaaaatctccctccttcctcaACACGGGCTTTCCCCCGTTCACCTCCTGCCGATGGCTTGCCCCGGCTTCGCGGGCCCGTCTGCCGGcgagaccatttttttttttcttttttttttcttttttttttttgtcggGGAGGGGCGCGGCCCCCTGGGCCATCGCCCGGCGCCTTCCTCCGCCTGCGCGCAGCGGCCCATTTGCGCAATCCCAGGGGTGGAGCTCTCGCGAGAGTTGCCCGGCGctggggcggggcggggggagccGCAGCGGAGCCGGGAGgcccccgctccccccccgccctcctccttcccccaccccGGGCCTGGTGCTGCAGCGGAGCGGACTCGCAGTGCGCAGCGGCGGCCATCGCCCTGATCCCTCCCTACAACTGCGGGGCCCGACGCGCAGAGCCCCGCCTCACACTGATGTCTCCTGTGAAGGGCGGGGGGGCGGGTGTAGAAGGTGGGGGGTGCTGTTCGTTAGGACATGAGGCCGTCATCTTGCCGGCTCGTTAGGTTCTTTTAATAGGCTGTTAACCCGTGATTGAGCCATGTTTTTCCGGttgttttttcactgtaagCCTCACCGTGGTTTAAAATCTTGGATGGCCTTTCATTGACATAAGAAGTTGGGTTAGTTGCATCCCAGCCAGTGGGAAGAGGCCATAGGAATCATTTCATTGGCAAAATACCAAGGCACCTGCTAGAATGATCTGTCACGGGTTCCAGATATGGCTTTTGGCAATCAAGTTGTTAACTCACTTCTGCATGTTCATTGCTACTGTGCTAACAGCTTGCTCTGTTTGGTGACAGAGACCATGGTGGCCCAGAAGGAATGGACCCCGATGGTGTCATCGAGGTGAGCACATGTGAATTAATTTGTGAATTTAATCTTCGATAGAGATGGATGTTGACTTTaatactttgggtttttttctttattacagaGCAATTGGAATGAGATTGTTGACAATTTTGATGATATGAATTTAAAAGAATCCCTTCTAAGGGGCATTTATGCTTATGGTTTTGAGAAGCCTTCAGCTATTCAGCAGAGAGCTATTATTCCATGCATCAAAGGTATGCAGGTTATGCATTTGTTGGGATAAGCATTTGATAAATAGGGAAGTGTTGTAAAATGCATACACTGATTTACTAGTGTGCAAATATTTGTAATACTTACTGAACAAGTGATATGATGGTACACCATCTTTCGGGACTGACCTGAAATGGAGAGAACTCTTAACACTGATCACTTCTTTCAAGGGGAATATAATGAAACTATAAAAATATGAATGACCTGTGTGGGAGCAGTAAATATGTATCCTACTTTTTTTAGGGTATGATGTGATTGCTCAAGCTCAGTCAGGTACTGGCAAGACAGCCACATTTGCTATTTCCATCCTGCAGCAGTTGGAGATTGATCTCAAGGAGACCCAAGCACTAGTATTGGCCCCTACCAGAGAACTGGCTCAACAGGTATTGATagtgtagttaaaaaaaaaagctgcttgtgTGTTGCATAGGTTTCAGGTTTCACAACTGTGAGACAATAAACAGACTTCTTCAGGGGCTGTATTAATATCCATTCAGAACCCTCTTTGTGTTGAATAATGGGGGATATAAACTGGCTTCTATCCCTCAAGTTCTCTGCCTGCTCAAAAAGTGGAGTTAATAATTGCGGAGGGTGTTCTGGGGCAGGGTTGCAGGAGCCAGCTGCTATGCTGGATATAGTTCTAAGGGAGCaacttcagcagaaaaccaaaatgttgCGTTATTAAAGCAGTGTTCTGAGTGGAAACAACATACTTTTTGGAAGCTAACTTGAACTTGCATGCAGTTGTGCAACGTGAAAACTGCAGTGCGCATGTAGTCACTTCactgtttttgtatttttgtgatgttttttctgtcagtgttaTTGCATGTCTGCATCACCTTCAAGGCGTGGTATCCTGTTCTGAGTGGGAGTGTTAAAGAAAACCTAGAGGACTCTTACTTAACCTGTGTCTGTACCAATAATCTATCAGTAATTTAGGGCCTTAAAACAGAATCTTGAACAGAACTCAAAATATgataaaaaataagattataCACAACTGCTCTCTTCAGCTAAAATAAAGTGAGATGCCAGTGCTATAGCGAAGATGATCCAAGGTTAAACTAAACATACTTAATCAAGCAGGAAAGAAACCTATTGAAAAATGGAACAAGAATCTCTTAGACTTTGGTCTACTTCAAAGACTGTGGTGAGGTGAGACATGTTTCAAAGCCTGGCATATGTATAGCTTTGCACTTGTACACTGTAACAAGCTCTCTTCAAGTGCTTAACATATGCAGGCCTTAAAAAGTTAAGTTCACTTCGGGAAGCCCTGCTTTGTAATTGATGCATGGTGGTCACTTCTAGCTGGTTTAGTAAGTGGGGACAAAAAATTAACTTCAGTGCCCTTCTGGCATAAGCTTTTTAGTGAACAACTGGGATCACACAAGCAGTTGGGCAAAATCATTAGCATCTGTCCTTTCTAATCATTGGAGCTGCATAAAGCTTGTTTGCTCTGTTACCTCTCAAAGTCCAGAAGCACCAACGGTAACAGGGCTTAGAGTAACAGGAACTGTTACTAATGgaaaggttttatttcagattCAAAAGGTAATTCTGGCCCTTGGAGACTACATGGGAGCAACATGCCATGCTTGTATTGGTGGCACCAATGTCCGCAATGAAATGCAAAAGCTTCAGGCTGAGGCTCCGCACATTGTGGTCGGCACTCCGGGGCGTGTGTTCGATATGTTAAACAGACGCTACCTTTGTAAGTAGGAATTTATTTTGCCCTCAGCCAAAAATTCCTGATCTAAATTTCACACCCAGTAAGATATTATGTAATGCATTTACTGTTATTCTAGAGAGCTGTACTGGAAAGCTTAGTTGTAGAGGAAAGTGATGTTAATAAATCTAttgcatttctgaagttttgtgactattttttgggttgttttttttttttaatagcaccTAAATTTATCAAAATGTTTGTTCTGGATGAAGCTGATGAAATGTTGAGCCGTGGATTTAAAGATCAAATTTATGAGATCTTTCAGAAATTAAGCACAAACATCCAGGTAAAAAAGCCTTTTACGTGGGTAAATTGATACATGCAGATTTTGTTTACAGTGTAGCTGAGTACTGATGAATTGTTTAAATCAAAACTGCTGTCTTGGAGACATACTGATGGCAAGTAATGCCTTTTAGGTTGTGTTGCTTTCAGCCACAATGCCAATGGATGTGTTGGAAGTGACCAAAAAGTTCATGAGAGACCCCATACGTATTTTGGTGAAGAAGGAAGAACTGACTCTGGAGGGTATCAAGCAGTTCTACATTAATGTTGAACGAGAGGTTGGTGCCAGCTGTACCTGATTTGGCTTGGGAGGGTTAAGTTTGCTTACCTTCTTGTTAAAGCACTGTGCTAAAATTATAGAAATCAAAGCTGAGCTTTGGTTTCTGTAATAATGCTAGTAGAGTACacacaagaagaagaaaaattatgcaCTGGATCAAAAATGACTAGGGTGGACCTCTTTCTTAATGTCCGGTGTCCTGTGTCTTAAGATTTGGTGCAACAATTGATCTAGAAACTttagttttatattttgttttagcttttcttttcatacaAAATACGATTGTATTTCCAGAGCATGTGTAATTTTCATTAgttgtcttgggttttttttttttttttgttgctcatGATTCTTCTGTACCAAACTGTCAGCATCATGATGTGTTTTCTTATCTGCTTTCTGTTCAGGAGTGGAAGCTGGATACTCTTTGTGATTTGTATGAGACACTGACTATTACACAGGCTGTCATTTTCCTGAATACAAGGAGAAAAGTAGACTGGCTTACGGAGAAAATGCACGCCAGGGACTTCACAGTCTCAGCTCTGGTAAGAACCGGTTCTTCTTCATAACTTCTGAAATGCCACATACCTAATAGAATATGTGTCATAATGAGATGCATTTGAGTGAAAAGCAGGAAAGTTATAATGCAGCTGTGCGGTGCTGTATTATCGTTCCCCctgcttaaagaaaaatgtttcctccTATCCCTGACTGCTTTGTTACCACAGCAGATAGGGACGCTAGGTTTCATACAAAAGTTACTTAACTGATAAGGCAGCCTTGGAGTGTTGGTACTGTActaattgtcttttttttaactctacAGCACGGTGACATGGACCAGAAGGAACGAGATGTTATCATGAGAGAGTTCAGATCGGGATCAAGCCGTGTCCTGATCACTACTGACTTGCTGGTGAGTAATATGTTACACAGagcatttttcagtttaaatctgGTGCCAAAAGCTTCATCATAATTCAGTGAAGGTTCTCATAGCCTGAACTGTTCGGAGCTTCTTGGAAGAGTAAAGACTATGCTCCACTATGGACTACACAGTTGTAGTTCATCACTAACCAGGTAGTCAACAAAAGCACAGGATACATAATGTCATCTGAAGCCTGTGGCTTGGattaaaaaatctttgttcCTTTTCAGGCTCGTGGCATTGATGTGCAGCAAGTGTCATTGGTGATTAATTATGACTTGCCGACCAATCGTGAAAACTATATTCACAGGTGAGTTGGCTCTGCCCTCTGGGGCACTACACTGCGTGTCATGTCCTCTACAGAAGTCAGCACAAAAACCTCACCAGTAACAGG
The nucleotide sequence above comes from Heliangelus exortis chromosome 9, bHelExo1.hap1, whole genome shotgun sequence. Encoded proteins:
- the EIF4A2 gene encoding eukaryotic initiation factor 4A-II, with the protein product MSGGSADYSRDHGGPEGMDPDGVIESNWNEIVDNFDDMNLKESLLRGIYAYGFEKPSAIQQRAIIPCIKGYDVIAQAQSGTGKTATFAISILQQLEIDLKETQALVLAPTRELAQQIQKVILALGDYMGATCHACIGGTNVRNEMQKLQAEAPHIVVGTPGRVFDMLNRRYLSPKFIKMFVLDEADEMLSRGFKDQIYEIFQKLSTNIQVVLLSATMPMDVLEVTKKFMRDPIRILVKKEELTLEGIKQFYINVEREEWKLDTLCDLYETLTITQAVIFLNTRRKVDWLTEKMHARDFTVSALHGDMDQKERDVIMREFRSGSSRVLITTDLLARGIDVQQVSLVINYDLPTNRENYIHRIGRGGRFGRKGVAINFVTEEDKRILRDIETFYNTTVEEMPMNVADLI